One window of Triticum dicoccoides isolate Atlit2015 ecotype Zavitan chromosome 5A, WEW_v2.0, whole genome shotgun sequence genomic DNA carries:
- the LOC119303032 gene encoding kxDL motif-containing protein 1-like: MEKPPGASPQTAAAAAEVAAQFRSLVSAEDVESVKQAQHLILGRLQDSNAVLTHFNEYSEQCFAEVSSDLASKARLLKSMKDDLDHIFMKLRSMKSRLATTYPDAFPDGAMAKTMDQRPDLETPLE, from the exons ATGGAGAAGCCGCCGGGGGCTTCGCCGCAGACCGCCGCGGCAGCCGCGGAGGTGGCGGCGCAGTTCAGGTCGCTCGTCAGCGCCGAGGACGTGGAATCCGTCAAGCAGGCGCAGCACCTCAT ACTGGGGCGATTGCAAGATAGTAATGCAGTTCTCACACATTTCAACGAGTATTCTGAGCAATGCTTTGCGGAGGTGTCCAGTGACCTTGCTAGCAAAGCTCGCCTTCTCAAGTCGATGAAGGATGATCTTGACCATATTTTCATGAAGCTGAG AAGCATGAAATCAAGGTTAGCAACAACATATCCAGACGCTTTCCCTGATGGCGCGATGGCAAAGACCATGGACCAAAGACCAGATCTTGAAACTCCTCTGGAATAG